GAGGAGCTTAATGCGTAATCGTGCTTATGTCGTTCGTTGAATTTCATtccccagcaaaaaaaaacactgatcCGTTCTAGTTCCTTTGTCCTTCTTTCAACGTATTATTTGCATTGCCAAAAACGCAATTCGtattttgaaaaaaggaaTGCCGCGTTATGCCATCGTTTTGAGTATTGAAACAGTATTTAGTTATATATTTACTCGGTTACCATTCACGTTAAAGTGCGAACAGCTCCTGTAGCGAAACAGTCAGTCAAGAGCACAGGTCCTCCGAGAAACTGCAAGCAATACgaacaaatgtatttttaattttaaactaataTAAACGTGCAAAGGCGTGATTTAATGTAACATTAAAAGAAgcagacaaacaaaagaagcaaGTCCATTGCTGTAAGTTTAGATGTTTGCGTTTGCCAAGCGTAAAGTATGCAGGGCCATGTGGTTAGGAGTAGGAGGTCTTGCGGTGTACAAATAAATACTTTTAGCGTGTGCGTTAAGCTTACGGAGTTCCATTGATTGCTCACTTGATCCTCTACTCTGCGATCTTGATTTACTAGCCGAACAGTGTCCGTATTTGCTCACCCGCAGTTGAGAAGTCCGATCTCCATCTGGTAGGAGGCATACTTTCCAATATCACGCCTAGTTCCGTCCATGCCTCTTTTGACTTTGTGGACAAACGACTTCTACAGTTCTCATGATCTCATGGCCATTACTGCCTTTAGTTTTGGACAAGCTCTGCACGTGAGTACGTTAGGATAATTAATGTTATCACACGTTGTCATCTCAGCTAAGTGTCCTCCTTGAAGGTTACCATGAACATGCATCTCAACAGATTAATTGTCCAGACAGTGATGTTAAGAATGCAACTGTTTACGTTAACCATTAAACGTCGACGTTTtagcgtaaaataaaaatgaaaaccccACCTCATCAATCATGTACCTGTTAActgcagttttattttgtatgtacATCGTATTTTTCGGCGTCACACACCTTTATATTCTATCGTTTCCGTCTTGCTCACATAAGCCACGTGGTTCTATCGGTTTGCGCTCTACTGTACCCATTCTTGGGGTACAAGCTCTTTAGCTGTCCATTTCTTCTCGGTTACTATGATGTTTCAATTCAATGTGTACTGGGGTGTAGTAAAATTTCGCTCGCTAAAGTGCCGCTATAAACTGTGCCAGAAGAAGTTGAAGGATAAATTCCTCGTCTTAGAAGAGACGATTGCATAAGTGCATTTGTGCGGACTATCTGtgagtgtgcatgtgtgtttgttttcacatTCAAGAGTATATACGTGGTTAGTGGATATCGAACCGCCGCATGTTAGCTGGCGTGGAAGGACACATTTCATTTCTAACAATAGTTTACATTCCTCTTACAGCACATAGAGCCGCTAGATAGAATTGTTTTATATACTTAAGTTTTGTTAGTTGCTTAACTTAATTTGTGACACTTAATTTATCAgccattttttattgttgtgtaCAAATCATCTGGCAAGTAGCATGGTTTACCATACTATCCGATGCCACCCGAAAAGGGATTATCGAATATTATGAGCCTTGGAGAAATGTCTCACCTGCAGTCAAGTGCCACAAATTAAGTTAAACttctatcattttttttctcttaaaaGCTAAAACCTGGAtgtccctttttgtttttgttctgttccaTTTTCTCAAGCCTTGCCTTAGAAAACACACCCGACTCCACATCCTTCTTCTTATGCTCGCCTTATGCCATATCCCTTCCTTCCATCCATTTCTATACCAGTCAAGTGAAGAACCTCCTATTTATGCTGATCCACGTGTACAATTCCTTTGGAACTCgaacaaacatttctttctcaacttttttttcgcaattattatgcaaaatgcgaaagcaaacacaacaaatctaTAAAGCCATAAAAGCCGAACGAAAGTACAAATGAATCGCTCTTTCATGTCATCCGGGGATTAATTGGATTGCgaaaggattttgttttgaaattgtgATGTTTCTGTTAACTATTGAGTGGTTCGCTTTTAGCAACAAACTGTGCTAGAAATCAAACTATCACCCATCGCACACACGGGGATCCGTTCTGGATACGGTGTTTACAGTCTCTAAATTCTAAACTCTGCACTACATCTCAAAAGTGATGCATTTCATAAATGCAATACACCCAACTCCACTTACATTCTATGTGTGTCAcgcatgtttgttgttttttcctctCCTTGCACCTAATATCTAAGGACGAGCGCAATTGGCACTGGTTGCTCGTCTTTGGGAATGTTATTTCATTTAACCAATTTCCGGCTGCTAGTTCAGGATTGGACAGAGGTAATGAGAGTGTGTATGTACAAAAGAAACGTTAtgcattgatttttgtttgttcctcGAACGCAACAATCGCAAAGGTGGTGTTTCCGTGCCTAGCTAGCGGAAGCATGATATTTGAGCGTAAGTATTAGGATAATTAAAGTTCTGCGTAAAGCACTCATCGACATCAAATCACTGGAAAAAGATCACACAATTTTGATACGCAGTCGCACTCGATCCGCGTGCTTTCCCCTATCGCTTCTGCTCCGTTCCGTAAGAACCgtcaaaaatgtttcaataaattaCACCACGGTCCGCATAGGAGCGATGGAGTCATCGTCGAGTCGGCCCGTTTAGAACAGCTGCTGCAATACGCTCGCAATCTCCTTCATCGAATCGCCCGTTAGCATCGATCGATGGTCACCCTTTACAGTGAAGATTTCAATCTTTTGCTGGCAAAGCTGAAGAAGCAAAATTCTCAATTACTATCGACAACTCTCTTAAGTGCTATTGTCGCACTAGCCATAGGATACTTACATCCGATAGTCCGTAGTCACCCTGCAGTTTGGCATAGTTCTCGGTTGGCTTGACCAATCTTACCGTGGCCTTAATCTTGGATGCCGGCTTGTACATATGGCTGGCCACGATTTTGCCCACGAACGACTTGGCGGTGGTGGCAAGCTGAGGAGGAAACAAGCACAGAGATATAGATTTTActtgaaatattattaatcATGGGATTCTAATCACAAGAAACCTACCAACTGTCGGGAGTACTGCTGCTTCTTCGCATGCACCATTTCCGCACATTTGGCCACTCGGTCGTCCCATGATTTTGCTTCCACTAGCTCCTTCGCCGTACGTCCATAGTCCAAGTTACCACACACCATCGCAAAGTAGGCCAGCGCGTACGCTTCGTCAACGGCTTGCACGACCTCACCGTTAGCGTTACGCTGCTTCTGGGCTTCCGTGTACCAGCTCACGTAGCGGGGCGATCCGTCCAGGAGCAGCAGATGACACGCATCGCCTGCCTTCTCCAGCTGGACCACCATCTCGTAGGCGATAGAAGCGCCGAATGAGTAACCGACGACCGTGTAAGGGCCACGAGCCTGCACCGTACGGATCTGCTTGATGTAGTAGGCCGCTAGCAGCTCGAGCGAATCCAACGGAGCCTCCTCTACGCACTGCAAACCATACACCGGTACCGGGAGGGTTTGGGCAAGCGGAATCAACGCCGTAATGACACCTTCGATTGCGTGCACCGCAAACACTGGTCGCGCTTTGCTTCCTGTCGGGGCAGCCGATTCCAACCGTACCAGGCACTCCTTCGGCATCAGATCGGCGCTGAATTTAACCTGCGTTCCATCACCGATAGCGTCCTCTTCCGTCCGCTTGCCACCGGCTCCGGCGGATGCCGCAGACGGTGCACCACTAACTGCACCAGCATCACCACCCGATCCACCCTTTTCGAATGAACGTAGCTTGCCGAAGGTGAGCAACCGGATCTCAGCAGCGCTCAGCACAAGATCGAAGCTGCGTTCCAGCGTTTGCTTAATTTCGGCACCCATCAGCGAATCCATGCCCAGATCGGCCAGTGTCGCACCGTCCGAAACGTTCTTGGTGTCCTTCAGCCCAAGAATGTTTGCGATGCAACCGACCAAACTAACGCCACCCGTATCAGTTTTCCGCTTTTCGGCAATCACCATCGATGCCAGCACCGGACAGGGTTGCTGCATGAACAGGTCCATCGTCTGCAGACAGGAAGGCATACGCTGCGGTAGCGTACCTCCAACCACCGTATCGTTATCGCCCAAGTTCTCCAACACCAGCCCAGTGTCACCGATCGCTCCCCATTGAATGGCGGTGGCTGGGAGACCGGCGGCATGACGTGCCTCGCAGATACGTTCCATTGCCGAATTGGCCAGTCCATAGTTCACCTGTCCCTGGTTGCCACGTCCGCACGAAACGCTCGAGAAGCACACGAAGTAGTCCAGATCAGGGCACAGTTCACGGGTAGCTACATCCAGATTCTTCGTACCATCCACCTTCGGTACGCACACCGCCTTGAAGTCTGCCTCGCTCGAGTTTTCCAACAGTCCGTCTCGCAATACCGCAGCCAGATTGAACACACCGCCGACCGGTCCATGGCGGGCTGCGTCCGTCAACAGCTTCTGGGCACCCTTCAGCGTCGTCACATCGTTCGTGTCGATCACCACCTTCACACCGCGCTCAGTCCAGCGACGGATCATTAGCGACTGATAACCCGAACGAACGCCGCTTCGAGACGTCAGTACGATAATCTTCGCGCCACGTGATACCAACCAGTTCGACAGCTCCAAACCGAACCCTCCCAAACCACCGATCAAAATATACACCTTCTCCGCGTGCATGTACATACGCGGAATTGCATTGATCTGTTTCGGCGATGGTTTCACTATCTTCGCCTTTTCTTCTTCCCGCACGCGGACCACCACTTTGCCAATGTGCTTGCCTGAAGCCATAAAGCGGAATGCCTGCTCAACTTGCTGCTCGGTAAAGACGCTGGTTGGCAGTGGCCGTACGGCTCCACTCTTGATACCGTCGGCCACCAACTTCACGACTTCGGCGATCGTCTCATCATCACCTTCCATTACGCTATCCAGCAGGATACCGTGGAAAGAGGTGTTCTTCAGGAACACGGACATACCGAGCgggctgttgttgttcagaTCGAACTTGCCAATCTCCAGGAAACGACCATTCAACCCCAAGCAACGGATGGAAGCCTGTAGCTTCTCCTCGGCGAGCGAATTGAGTACCAGATCAACACCACGGCCCTGCGTTTCACGCATCACCAGCTGCTCGAACGAACAGTCACGCGAGTTGCCAATGTTTCTATCCGTCAGCTGCGGGAAAGTACGCTTCAAGAATTCGCGCTTTTCCTTTGAACCGACCGTCGTGTACACGGTCACACCAGCGGATAGAGCCACAGAAATAGCTGCCTGCCCGACGCCACCCGAACCGGCGTGAATGAGGATCGACTCTCCGCGCTTCATACGGCCTCGCATGACCAGCGCATAATACACCGTCGAGTAGACGCACGGCACCGTCGACGCCTGTTCCATGGTCCAATTGTCCGGAATCTCCCAGATCATGTTACGCTGTGCAACGCATGTCGTGGCTAGTGATTTAGCCTGTACCATCGCCATGATGCGTCGTCCGTTGGAGTCGCGACCGGCAAACTCCAGACCCAAGATGCAGTCCTGCGTGGCCAAATCACCGGGCAGCGCATCAGCTCCAAGCTTGCCGGAGCTCAGCATCACATCACGGAAATTGATCGGTGCGTAATAAACCGTACACAGTTCCGTGCGATCGTTACGTCCCGTCGGATCCGGACGATCGCGTGAAAGCGAACTCTCGATCCACTTCAGACTCGCCAGATCACCCTTGGTGAGTGCGTTAATGTACGCATGCTCTACCGGTAGCGATGGTGCATTCGATTGGTTGTCCAAACGTAAATGACGGAAAGAGCCCCAAGCAGCCATCGGTGTTCCATTTGCCGGACGAAGCACGTTGCAGATCAAATCCTTCGCCAGTTGTTCTTTGTACAGTGGGCCGGTGATCGTAAATTTGTCCGCCTTACGATCCTGGATGAAGTAAAGCCGGGCAAACTTTCCGCCCAATTCGTTCTTGACGCAGTTCATCAGACCTTGGGCACCGCACAGCTCCTCACCTTGGCACACGATGTATACATATGTCGAGGTTTCTTCCGCCTTTGCCAATGCAGCTTTCAATTCTTCCACCCAGTTGAAGGAGCGTTCGCTTATTGTGATGATTACACTCTTGCGCTGCGCCAATTCACTTATGATCGGTCGCAGTACCACAAATACCTTCTTATCACACACCTGCGTGCTGACGATCGTGTATCCTGCCTTTGCAATCGTTGCACGGCTACGTGCATCGAACGTACTGCGCGATTCTTCCAACAGCACAAAACCATCGGATTTGATCGAGTCACGCAGATTGCATAGGATCGCCTCCGGGTCGGCGCGTCCGAACGTGTCGTAACCGATGGCCAAATGACAGTTCTGCTCGATCGGACCGACAGCTGCGTCCTTGTTAACGACTCGAACGCCCGATTCGCCGTAATGCTGCACCAAGGTGTccggttggtggttggtgacGACGGCCACATCGCTAGCTAACGTTGGTTCACCCTCGATGATCGCTTGCACCGTACCGGCCAACGTATTTTCGGGCGAACGTTCAAAGCTTGCCTCAGCGACCTTTATCTTCAATGCGCCGGAGCTGTTCTCAATCACCAGATGTACGGCTGCCGTAATAGACCGCAACCGTGCCTTCTCGCTGTTATCCTCCGCGAGCTCCTTTTCGTTGTAGTTCGGTACAAACACGTACTTCTCGAGTGTCGGCGCTGCCTGTGTACCCTGGCGGCGAGGGGCCAGTGTAGCACGCAGTCCACGCATCTCCACTCCACCCGACTTTATGACGTTAATGTCACGGTACATGTACACTGGAATTGTGCGATCATCACCGGTCTGCGTGAGGTTGCTCACCAGATCCATATGGCGTGCCGGGTTGATGACGATCTTCTCGATGCGGGTCGGCAGGTACAACTCGCGCAGATCCTTTCCAAGGATGCTGAACTGCAGCATCGTATCCATAAAGCTGACCCAGTTGTCGCGCCACTGCAGCTCACCGGTAATAGCTCTAGGATCGCTGCGCGTTACACCGCGGAACATATTCGCGTAGTCGTAGCCACGCAGCCTCAGCTCTTTGTAAACATCGCTCATGTTCAACGGCAATCCTGATTTGTCCGCCTCGAGTTTGTTTAGCGGCAGCTCCTCCAGTTCGATCTTTTCCGGGATCGTAAGCTTGCCGGACACGGCCAACGTGCCACCTTCGCATATCTCAAACGCTCCGGTGCCATCGAAGAAGTTAATACCGAACTTCACCGAACCATCCTTCGGAAGGATCGTGGCACGGTGGAACACGGCGTTCTCAATAACGACTGGCGTTTTTTCAATGTCCGCTCCTTGCATCTTGGCGAACGTTCTCCAGGCGAGCGTAAGATAACCGGTAGCCGGGAACAGTACACGACCGTCGATTGTGTGACCGGCTAAGTAGGCATCTTCATCCTTTCCTAGGTTGACTTCGATGATTGTTTCACCCGATTTATCTACATAGAATGATTGAGAAAGCGTTAATATTCGTACTTTTTGTGTAAGAGTTGCACGCCTTCGTGATTGTAACTTACTTTCAACGCCAATGCGGGCAAGGAACCAATTAATCGAATGGTCCCATTTCACCAAAGAGTTCAACATCGGAGTTCCGCGACCAACTGGGTACGTAATCGGACGGTACAAATTTTGCACTTGCGGCTGAGCACCGGCAGCATACAGTCTGAGGAGATAAAAATCAAGTTAGAAATGTCCATTCTACCTTAGCTACTCATTCCCCCTTCATTGGTTCGCTTGGTATACTTACTTGCCAAGATTGCTCAGCAGGAAGATCATATTGTTCGCATGATCACGTTTCATCAGACTCAGATTGGTGGCATCCTTACCGAGGGCGCGCTTCAAAATCGCTTGCAGCAAACCGTGCGGTGCAATCTCGATGCAGATCGCATTATCCGGCACATGCTTCAATCCTTCGGAAAAGAGAACCGGCGAGAGCAGATTGTTCACGTGGTACGCCGATGACGATTGTTGTGCTAACGGTGTTGGCCACGATTCCTCCGGTATGCTCGTACTGATCCAACGCGGCGTACGGTTCTTCGGGTTGGGAATGATCTTGTCCAGCGACTTGCGCAGTTTCGGTGCCGCATCAGCAATGTACCGACTGTGGAACGCAATGCCCGACGATTTGACACCCTTGGCAAAGATGCCTTGCGCGTTCAGGTCCGCGATAACCTTTCCCACGGAATTGACCGGACCGGAGATGGTAACACTGTCCGCGCTATTATGGCATGCGGGTATGACATCCTTCGGAAGCTTCTGTTTGCATTCCTCCCACGAAAGTCCAACCGCTGCCATCTGGCCAGCAATTAGGTCCGTGTCGAGAATGCTACGGCCTCGCCAGTACGCGGCCAGTACGGTCTGTTCGGGAGTGAAACACCCATCGGCATACGCACAACCCAGCTCACCAACGGAATGACCCACCATACCGTTCGGTGTGATGCCAACGTGCGTGAGAACATCCGTGAGCGCCACCTGCACGGCCGCAATCGAGATGAACGAGTTCAGAATGTTATCGAACTTTGTGTCATCACTCTTCGTCAACACATCGATCAGATCGACACCCTCCGGACGAAGTGCCTCCGCACAGCGATAAATGCTATTATGGAACACCTCCAGCTGCATCAAATCCTTCGCCATGCTAGCCCACTGCGAACCCATGCCGGAGTAGATAAACCAAACGGGCCGCTTGGAATCGGCGCCCACTTCCAGCACCTCGCGAACTGTTTGCGACTGACTATCACCGGCCACCACCGTATATCCGCGATAATTGTGCAGCGGGATATTGCGACTGTGAATTTCATTCACGATCCCAACGAATTCTTCGTCGTCCTTGCTAACCGCCGCTTGGTCGAGGAAGGCTTCTACTGCTTCCGTTGTACGACCCGATGCCACCATCAGCTTCGGGAACCCATCATCTTTCGGACTGATCGGTTTTGGTTTCGGGTTTGACTTCAGGATGACGTGCGCGTTCgcaccaccgaaaccgaacgaatTCAAACCAATGATACCGCCATTCCAGGGGAGATTACGATCCACCACCTTCAGCCGTCCGTCCAGCAAACCATAAAGATCCGGATTAGGGTTTTTGTAGTGCAGATTGCCAGGTATCACGCCCTGCTCCATCGCGATCAAGATCTTGGCAATCGAGCAAACGCCTGACGCCGGTTCCGAATGTCCCATGTTTGACTTTACCGAACCGATCAGAAGTGGAGTTTTGCGATCCTTGCAGAAAAAGTCCGTGATGGCGTTCACCTCTTGCGGGTCGCCCACCTTCGTGCCGGTACCGTGCGCCTCCACGTACACTACGTCCGCCGGGTTCAGCCCGATCTCCTCGTACGTCTCCCGGATCAATCGTTTCTGCATTTCGCCGATCGGGTACGTGATGCCCTGCTCCTTAAACCCGTCCGTGTTTGTTCGCACGTTCAGCACGCTCGCGTAGATGCGACGCGAGTTGGAGGCACGCTGAAGAAAGGTGACGACACAACCGTCCGACCGGACATATCCATTGCCCGACTCGTCGAACGCTTTGCACATGCCGTCTTTGCTCAACATGTTCAACCGCTTGAACTGCAGCGACATGGTCGGTTTCAGAATGAGACCACAGCCGGCCACGATCGCGGCATCACAGTGTCCCGCCTTCATGTCCGCGAACGCCTGCGAAAGAGCGAACAGGGAACTGGAACAGGCGGTGTCGACCGCGTAACTGGGACCTTTGAAGTCGAAGGTGTATGAGATGCGGTTCGCGAACATTGCACGGGCACATCCGGTCAAACCGTACCCATTGACTAGGTCCGGATCGGCACACCAGTGCTGCTCGGTTTCAGAATTTGAGCAACCGATATAAACGCCGGTGCGGCTACCGCGTATTTCCTGTGGATTGATGCCtaagaaaaatataaagaaaacagaTTGAGAAGATGCATTGTAAATACACAACACATTCACATATTAGCCCACATTAGCAGATGCGTATTGTGcatttatcattaaatttACTACGTAATTCGTCGCATACACATTCTACACACTTTGATACCTTGTGACGTAATTTAACGCCTCGTCAAACTTGAAAGCTCACTGGACCCTATAGACTCCATTCAGACATTGCTAAAATCCGGTACTTCCCGCAAAGCACCTTCCAtccaatgtttgatttttttttcttatgtcgATGCAAACAACGCTCAACTAAAAATCTACGTAAATGAGCTATTATTTGTTATAGCCAATTGCTGGACATGCTTACAACGACTGATTGGTGGCATGAAGTTAGAAGAGGAGCGTAACGAATCGGATACGCTCTTTAAAGATCGCACCTAGCGTAACATTGCCATGCATACAGCAGTGTGTCCCCTTCTCCCCGTCCAACCATCCGGAGTGGATAGCAAGAAAAAGATCAATTTTagtgcaaaaaaagcaaaaggaaaaatggttttaacGAGCAATGAGCGAGAACTCTTCAAACAGTACCACCACTCGTATGTAATTTTGTGTACCTCGTGAGACATTCGATCGCGTACAAAAATCAGCACGCCAAAGTCAAGAAGCGAACGACGACGTCAGAGACCTCCCGATCGTTCGATGGGTAGCGAGAAtggaacaaaatcaaataatcGGTCGGGGAGGTAATGGCGCAGTGTGACTCTTTTCCGCGTTGTGCGTCATTTGCGGTCGATGCAAAGAAAGAAACTGTAAGTACACCtggcacatttttttgttgccttcctTATCATACCGAACATTGGCAATGATCGCACGATCAAACAGAGTTATTTCCTTGCAGGCTAACAGAATCATTAAACGAAACCGAAGAAAAAACTACATCATGACATTTCTAAACCTACGGTCGTTTGTAGAACCGGTTTTTCTAACGTTATACATTTTTCGGAGGAGCAATTAGCGTCGTGCGATGCGATGATGCACTACTGCTGGCTGAACGCGCTCCTCACCGTTCTGCCCACGTGTACTTACCAGCATCAATGATCGCCTCGTGGGTACACTCCAACAGCATACGCAACTGCGGGTCCATACACTCGGCCTGCTTCTGGTGAATTTTGAAGAACTCCGCGTCCAAATGTTGCAAATCTTCGTCCTTAATTTTACCGATGCGGGTCGGCAGATCGTACAAACCGGCGGGCCAGCGACGATCGTCATCATTTACCATGTCGACGCCCTCCAGCAGATTACGCGTGAACTCGCCAATGTCGGAGCTTTCGGGCAGCCGGCCGGAGAAGCCTGTGATGCAGATGTCATCCAAGATGGCGGGCCGGTGGCCGACGTGGCCACCCACACCAGCGTCGACATCGTAGTGTCCCCCGGCGAGATCGATGGGGACACCGCGACGGGTGTCAGTAGCGGTCACTTCCTCGAAGCGGGCCGGCATATTGCTGTTGCTTTGATTGCGTCGTTGTTTTCGTCTGTTCGAACGTTTTCCTCGCGAAGGAATGGCTGCGCTTCCGCGATGACGGCACTCGGAAGCCTGCTGTTGGTTGCACTGTATCGGCGACGTTTACTTTCCGGGTTGTGAAAACTCCGGGTTTTAATACGTCTAGGGAAGGACTGACAGCTTACGCACTTACGCTCTAGTTGAGACTATGTTCTAAAAATgagaaacgaacaaaaaaaaaacacacacacaaatccaTCAGTCAGGGCCAACGGGGACAATGGTTTACATATGGAGGGAGACTCGAAAGAAAGCACA
This Anopheles marshallii chromosome 3, idAnoMarsDA_429_01, whole genome shotgun sequence DNA region includes the following protein-coding sequences:
- the LOC128713632 gene encoding fatty acid synthase, which translates into the protein MPARFEEVTATDTRRGVPIDLAGGHYDVDAGVGGHVGHRPAILDDICITGFSGRLPESSDIGEFTRNLLEGVDMVNDDDRRWPAGLYDLPTRIGKIKDEDLQHLDAEFFKIHQKQAECMDPQLRMLLECTHEAIIDAGINPQEIRGSRTGVYIGCSNSETEQHWCADPDLVNGYGLTGCARAMFANRISYTFDFKGPSYAVDTACSSSLFALSQAFADMKAGHCDAAIVAGCGLILKPTMSLQFKRLNMLSKDGMCKAFDESGNGYVRSDGCVVTFLQRASNSRRIYASVLNVRTNTDGFKEQGITYPIGEMQKRLIRETYEEIGLNPADVVYVEAHGTGTKVGDPQEVNAITDFFCKDRKTPLLIGSVKSNMGHSEPASGVCSIAKILIAMEQGVIPGNLHYKNPNPDLYGLLDGRLKVVDRNLPWNGGIIGLNSFGFGGANAHVILKSNPKPKPISPKDDGFPKLMVASGRTTEAVEAFLDQAAVSKDDEEFVGIVNEIHSRNIPLHNYRGYTVVAGDSQSQTVREVLEVGADSKRPVWFIYSGMGSQWASMAKDLMQLEVFHNSIYRCAEALRPEGVDLIDVLTKSDDTKFDNILNSFISIAAVQVALTDVLTHVGITPNGMVGHSVGELGCAYADGCFTPEQTVLAAYWRGRSILDTDLIAGQMAAVGLSWEECKQKLPKDVIPACHNSADSVTISGPVNSVGKVIADLNAQGIFAKGVKSSGIAFHSRYIADAAPKLRKSLDKIIPNPKNRTPRWISTSIPEESWPTPLAQQSSSAYHVNNLLSPVLFSEGLKHVPDNAICIEIAPHGLLQAILKRALGKDATNLSLMKRDHANNMIFLLSNLGKLYAAGAQPQVQNLYRPITYPVGRGTPMLNSLVKWDHSINWFLARIGVENKSGETIIEVNLGKDEDAYLAGHTIDGRVLFPATGYLTLAWRTFAKMQGADIEKTPVVIENAVFHRATILPKDGSVKFGINFFDGTGAFEICEGGTLAVSGKLTIPEKIELEELPLNKLEADKSGLPLNMSDVYKELRLRGYDYANMFRGVTRSDPRAITGELQWRDNWVSFMDTMLQFSILGKDLRELYLPTRIEKIVINPARHMDLVSNLTQTGDDRTIPVYMYRDINVIKSGGVEMRGLRATLAPRRQGTQAAPTLEKYVFVPNYNEKELAEDNSEKARLRSITAAVHLVIENSSGALKIKVAEASFERSPENTLAGTVQAIIEGEPTLASDVAVVTNHQPDTLVQHYGESGVRVVNKDAAVGPIEQNCHLAIGYDTFGRADPEAILCNLRDSIKSDGFVLLEESRSTFDARSRATIAKAGYTIVSTQVCDKKVFVVLRPIISELAQRKSVIITISERSFNWVEELKAALAKAEETSTYVYIVCQGEELCGAQGLMNCVKNELGGKFARLYFIQDRKADKFTITGPLYKEQLAKDLICNVLRPANGTPMAAWGSFRHLRLDNQSNAPSLPVEHAYINALTKGDLASLKWIESSLSRDRPDPTGRNDRTELCTVYYAPINFRDVMLSSGKLGADALPGDLATQDCILGLEFAGRDSNGRRIMAMVQAKSLATTCVAQRNMIWEIPDNWTMEQASTVPCVYSTVYYALVMRGRMKRGESILIHAGSGGVGQAAISVALSAGVTVYTTVGSKEKREFLKRTFPQLTDRNIGNSRDCSFEQLVMRETQGRGVDLVLNSLAEEKLQASIRCLGLNGRFLEIGKFDLNNNSPLGMSVFLKNTSFHGILLDSVMEGDDETIAEVVKLVADGIKSGAVRPLPTSVFTEQQVEQAFRFMASGKHIGKVVVRVREEEKAKIVKPSPKQINAIPRMYMHAEKVYILIGGLGGFGLELSNWLVSRGAKIIVLTSRSGVRSGYQSLMIRRWTERGVKVVIDTNDVTTLKGAQKLLTDAARHGPVGGVFNLAAVLRDGLLENSSEADFKAVCVPKVDGTKNLDVATRELCPDLDYFVCFSSVSCGRGNQGQVNYGLANSAMERICEARHAAGLPATAIQWGAIGDTGLVLENLGDNDTVVGGTLPQRMPSCLQTMDLFMQQPCPVLASMVIAEKRKTDTGGVSLVGCIANILGLKDTKNVSDGATLADLGMDSLMGAEIKQTLERSFDLVLSAAEIRLLTFGKLRSFEKGGSGGDAGAVSGAPSAASAGAGGKRTEEDAIGDGTQVKFSADLMPKECLVRLESAAPTGSKARPVFAVHAIEGVITALIPLAQTLPVPVYGLQCVEEAPLDSLELLAAYYIKQIRTVQARGPYTVVGYSFGASIAYEMVVQLEKAGDACHLLLLDGSPRYVSWYTEAQKQRNANGEVVQAVDEAYALAYFAMVCGNLDYGRTAKELVEAKSWDDRVAKCAEMVHAKKQQYSRQLLATTAKSFVGKIVASHMYKPASKIKATVRLVKPTENYAKLQGDYGLSDLCQQKIEIFTVKGDHRSMLTGDSMKEIASVLQQLF